The segment CAGGTCGGCCCACTGCGCCTTCATCACTTGGACGCTCACTCCCGCCGTGCGCTGCACGCCGAATCCGACGTTGGCCCGCCCGTCGCCCAGCGGGAACGACCAGGCGTAGCCGGGCAGCAGGTCGGGCTCGAACCACACCCACAGCTCGGTGGCGGCCACGTCCGACACCCCGGTGAAGTACTGGCGGAAGGCGTGCCACTCGCCGAGGTACGCCTCGTCGTGGCCGTCGTCCTCCCGGGTGGCGAGGGACTTCCGCAGCCGAGACCACATGCCGTCGGCCCCGATGGCGTAGCGGGCCCGCACGGGGCCGAGGCCGTCGACGTCGAGCACGACGGAGTCGCCGCCGCCGTGCACCTGCGCCGCCCGCAGGCCGCACCCGTCGTGCACCTCCACCCCCTGGCGGCGCGCCACGTCCAGCAGGGCGGCATCCAGGTCGGCCCGGCGGGCCACCGCCGCGTACAGGCCCGAGTGGCGGGGGAGGGGGAACACCACGGCGTGGCCGGCCGGCCCGCGGACGTGGACGTCGGCCACCGGGAACCACGACCGCACCGACTCGGGCCGCAGCCCCAGTGCCTCCAGCCGTCGCAGGGCCCCGGTGGTGAGCCCGTCGCCGCAGCACTTGTCCCGGGGGAAGGTCGCCTTGTCCACCAGGACGACCGAGCGCCCGGCCCGGGCCAGCGTGATGGCCGCCGCCGAGCCCGCCGGGCCGCCGCCCACCACGGCCACGTCGGCCGTCCGCACCGCGCCGCTCATCGGTGGAGGAGGTCGTGCATGGCCGCGGCGATGTCGGGGTGGCGGAACCGGTATCCGGACGCCAGCAGCTTCTCGGGGACGGCCCGCTGGCTGGCCAGCACCATCTCCTCGGTCATCTGGCGGCCGACGACGAGGCTGAGGGCGAACCGCGGGACGGGCACGAGCGCCGGCCGGTGCAGGGCCTTGCCGATGGCCTTGGCCAGCCCGGCCGACGTGGTCGGCTCGGGGGCGCACAGGTTGACGGGCCCGCGCAGCGACTCGGTGGTGAGGGCGTGCACGATGGCTCCCACCTCGTCGTCGAGCGACACCCAGCTCACCCACTGCCTCCCCGGGCCCAGGGGACCGCCCACGCCCAGCCTGAACATCGGGAGCTGCCTGGCCAGCGCCCCCCCGTGCGCGGCCTGCACGATGCCGGTGCGGGTGTGGACGACGCGCACGCCCGCCTCGGCGGCGGGCGCCGCCGCCTCCTCCCAGTCCCGGACCACCTCGGCCAGGAAGCCCTCGCCGGGGCCGCTCGCCTCGGTGAGCACCTCGTCGCCCCGGTCGCCGTAGTACCCGACGGCCGACCCGCTCACCAGCACGGCGGGCGGTGTGGGCAGGCCGGCCAGCGCCCGGGCCAGCGTCCCCGTGCCCTTGACCCGGCTGTCGCGGATCCGCTGCTTCTGCGTGGTCGTCCAGCGCTTGTCGCCGATGCCGACGCCCGCCAGGTGGACGGCGGCGTCGGCGCCCGCCAGCCCGCCGGCGTCGACCGTCCCCGCCTCGGGGTCCCACGCCACCTCGCCCGGCCCCGGCGACCCCCGCACCAGGCGCCGCACCCGGTGGCCGGCGGCGGTCAGCGCGGGCACCAGGGCCGACCCGATCAACCCGTGCGACCCGCTGACGACCACGTCCACCCGGCCATGCTCGCACCGAGCGCCCCCGAAGCGCGAACCGGCCCGGGCCCCGCGTCAGTCGCTCAGGGACTGCGAGTGAACCACGTGAGTGAAGAGGCGACGCCGGTCTGCCTGCCTGTCGGCCGACGTCGTCGCCTGCCGTGGGTTGCAGAGTGGGACGAAGCAGACCGGCGTCGCCTCTTCCGAGCGGGTGGTTCACTCGCAGGCCCTCAGGTGCACTTGACGCCCTCGGCCGGGCGGTACAGCGCCGCGACCGTGTCGACCTTCTTGGTGCCGTCGGCCACGACGGTGCGGGTCCGCTCGGTGCGCACGCGCGTGCACGGGCCCCGGGCCTCGGTGGTCTGGTTGCTCTGCACGACGTCCACCCACCGGGTCGAGTACAGGGTCACGGTGACCGACCGGCTCGTGTAGGTGGGCCAGATGAGCACGCCGTGGGGGCTGGGGTTGCGGATGCGGAGATCCGGCTTGGGCCACGACAGCGTCGCCTCGCGGCCGTACGGGTAGCGGCTGATGTAGAGGCTGTGCGACTGGTACTCGGGGAACTCCAGTCCGGCGAAGAAGGCGGCGTTGAACGTCGTGGTGGCGAACTGGGAGATGCCGCCGCCGATGGACTCGGTGAACTTGCCGTCCTCGATCACCCCGCCCGTCACGAAGCCCTTCTCCTCCGTGCGCTCGCCGACGAACGCGTTGATCGAGAAGGTGGCGCCCGGGAGGATCACCTGGCCCCGCACCAGGTCGGCCATGCGGTGGATGTTCCTCACCCGGGACTGGTTGGCGGCGAAGTTGGTGGTGAAGGTCCCGACCGGCTCCTTGATGCCGAGGGCGTCGGCCTCCTCGACGCTGCGCTCGGGCTCCACCGCCCTGACCGGCAGGGCCACGGGGGCGGCGAGCCCCCGGCCGGCGAGCCGGGCCTGGAACGCCTCCTCGATCCTCACCCCGGCGCCCGGCGCGCAGCACGCCGTCCCCGCCCTGCCCGGCACGACCCGGGGGACGTTGCCCACGACGGTGAACGAGGCGTCGACGGGGTCGGTCCCGGCGTCCTCCAGGATCTCGACCAGCGCGTCCTCGGCCTTCTCCTGGTCGATGACGGCCACGATGCCGGCGGCGGTGACCACCGAACGCACCCACGAGCGCAGCGTCCCGGCGGGGACCTCGGCGGGCTCCCCGTCCACCGACACCGCCAGCGGTGCCGTCGTGGCCGACTCGGCGGCCGACGCCACCTTGCGGGCGTCGGCCACGGAGAACCGTGGCGGGACGTCGCCGCGCGTCACCCTCACGGTCAGCGTGTCGCCCCGCCGGACGGCGTCGGGGAGCGCCTCGCGCACGGCGGCGGCGTCGACGCCCCGGCCCGGCTTGCCCTCGACGACCTCCAGCCGTCGCCCGGCGGGCCGGACGGAGGGCTCGGTGGGCGGGATGCGGCCCTCGTCGGCGGCCGCCACCAGGCGGTGGAGGGCGGTGTCGTCGACGACCACCTCGAGGGGAGCGGTGCGGGGGTCGGCGAAGGAGCGCACCCAGGCCAGGGCCTGAGCGAGGGGGTTCCCGTCGCGGCCCACCTCCAGGGCGGACTCGGCGGTGGCCTTCTCGTCGAGGGCCAGGTCGACCTCGGCGGCGGAGAAGGTGAACGACGGGCCGTCCGTGCGGACCGTCACCTTGCCGGCGGCGTAGTCGTCGGACAGGGCACGCACGGCGGCTTCCAGCTCCGTGCGGGACATCCCGCCGACGTCGCGCCCGCCCAGGGTCACGTTGCGCACGACCTCCCCCTGGGCCCGGCCCGTGTCGACCGCCCAGGCGGCGGCGACCAGGGCGGCGAGCCCGGCGACGGCCGCCAGGGCGAAGAGGAAGAAGCGTCGGGCACCGCGCACCCACCCACGTTCGCGCACGGGATGTGGTTGTCGGGACACCTAGGTGCCCCGCCGGTCCCCCCAGACCAGCACGTGCAGCCGGGGCGTGAGGTTCCACCCTCGGGTGACCACGCCCGGCGCCAGCTCCCGGAGCCGGGCCAGCACGGTCGCCTGGTCGGTGCCCTCGGGCATCACCCACACCGGCTCCAGCCCGCACTCGTCCACCACGGCGGCCACCTCGTCGAGCTCGGCGGGGGCCTGCACGACGAACTTGAAGGCGGCCCGCCCGGTGGCCACGAAGGCCCGGAGCACGTCGGGCCGCACCCGGCGCTCGGCCGGCATGCCCGAGGAGGCGAGCTTGGGCGACACGTTCCAGCCGTCCACCAGGCCGGCGGGGAGCGAGGGGGCGATGGTGCCGCCCGTCTCCACCTCCACCCGCCGCCCCCGGGCCCGGAGCGCCTCCAGCAGCGGGAGGAGGTGGCGCTGCTGGAGCAGGGGCTCGCCGCCGGTGACGACGACCAGGCCGGCGCCGGTGGCGTCCAGGCGCTCCACCACGTCCTCCACGGCCATGGTGGTGAGCTCGACGGCCGGGTCGTAGCGGTCCCAGTCCCACGTGTAGGGCGTGTCGCACCACGAGCAGGCCAGGTTGCACCGGCCCAGGCGGACGAAGGCGGCCGCCCGGCCCACCGACGGCCCCTCGCCCTGGAACGTGGGGCCGAAGATCTCCGACACCACCAGGGTGGCGCCGGCGGCGCTCACGGCGTCACCCGAGGGCGGGGTCGGCGACGCCCGCCCGGGCGAAGCCCCTGGCCCGCAGGGCGCAGGAGTCGCAGCGGCCGCACGGCGCCTCGCCGCCCCGGTAGCACGACCAGGTCAGGTGGAGGGGTGCGCCGAGCTCCAGGCCGAGGCGCACGATCTCCGCCTTGGTGAGGGACACCAGCGGCGTGCACACGTCCACCGGCCGGCCCTCCACGCCCCGCTTGAGGGCGAGGGCGGCGGTGGCGCGGAACGACTCGACGAACTCGGGCCGGCAGTCGGGGTAGCCGCTGTAGTCGAGGGCGTTCACGCCCAGGTGGACGCGGTCGGCCTCCCGCGCCTCGGCCACGCCCACGGCGATCGACAGGAAGATCAGGTTGCGGGCCGGGACGTAGGTGACGGGGACGGCCCCGGCGCCCCCCGGCGAGCCGCCGGCGGCGGGCACGTCGATGGAATCGTCGGTCAGGGCGGACCCGCCCCAGCCCCGCAGGTCGATGGGCACGACCAGGTGCTCGGCGCCGTAGTGGCGCGCCACCTCGGCGGCCCGGGCCAGCTCGACGCGGTGGCGCTGGCCGTAGTCGAACGACAGGGCGAGCAGGGGGCCGGCCTGGCGGGCGGCGAGGGCGGTGCACACGGTGGAGTCGAGGCCGCCGGACAGGACGACGACGTCGCCGCTCACTCCGCCAGCAGCTCCACCGACGACGTCGGCGTCTCCCACAGCCGCAGCCGCGCCGGGGCCAGGCCGGCCGCCTCGAGGCGCTTCCAGGCGTCGGCCGCGACCAGCTCGGCCGTGGGGTTGTCGAGCAGGTCGTTCAGGTAGGCGTGGTCGTAGCGGTCCACCACCTCGCGCTGGACCACCGCTTTCACTTCGGCGAAGTCGATGACCACGCCGTTGGCGTCCAGCGGGCCCTCGACGGTGACCTCCAGCCGGTAGCCGTGACCGTGGAGGTCCCGGCACCTCCCGCCGTGCCACGGCAGGCGGTGCGCCGCCTCGAAGGTGAACGAACGGGTGACCCGGGTGCGCACGGCACCCTCAGGCTAACGGGACGAGCAGGAGACGGCGCCGCCGGAGCACGATCCAACTCGACCGAATGGAGTGAGCGGAGCGAACGAATGGGGTCGAAGCCTCAACTGGCGGCGCCGTAGGGCTCGTTCGCCTCCTTGTAGCAGTCGGCGTGGTAGTGCTCCACGCGGGCCCAGACGCCGTTCTCGTACACGTTGGCGATCACCTGGCGCAGCTGGGCCCTCGCGACGAACTTCACGGCGGCGCCGCAGTGCGCGCACATCGCCGAGTTCCCGGGTTCGACTGGGCGGTCGACCGCCCGGCTCTTCATCACCGTCGAGTTGGCCATGGTGTGATCATCGGCAGCCCGGAATGCCGATTTGAGACTTTCCGGTGACCTCCCGGGCAGAGCCTAGGAGGTTTCGTCCGACCCATGACCAAATTGGCGGTCTCCAGTGGTTGACGCCGGGGCGATTTGGTGTGAGGCTGGCACCAACGCCGGGGTGTGGGTGCGTCCGCCGTGCACCTGCCCCCGGCGTTCCTTCGCGCCTGGGGCCCCGATCCGCCGCGGGGCCCCAGGCGTGTGCGACGCCTCGCATGGGCGGCTGGACCGGCGTCAGGCCCGCTGGAGCGGCTTGTAGCGGATGCGGTGGGGCCGGTCGGCGTCGGCGCCCAGGCGCTTGCGGCGGTCCGCCTCGTAGTCGCTGTACGAGCCCTCGAACCACCGCACCTGCGAGTCCCCCTCGAAGGCCAGGACGTGGGTGGCGACCCGGTCGAGGAACCACCGGTCGTGGCTGATGACGACGGCGCACCCGGCGAACTCCAGGAGGGCGTCCTCCAGGGCGCGCAGGGTGTCCACGTCGAGGTCGTTGGTCGGCTCGTCGAGCAGGAGGACGTTGCCGCCGGCGGTGAGCACCTTGGCCAGGAGCAGCCGGTTGCGCTCGCCGCCGGACAGCTCGCCGACCTTCTTCTGCTGGTCGGAGCCCTTGAACCCGAACCCGGCCACCCAGGCCCGGCCGTGCAGCTCGCGGCCGCCGACCACCAGCCGGTCGGTCCCCCCGGTGACCTCCTCGTACACGGTCCGGGACGGGTCGAGCGTCTCCCGGTTCTGGTCGACGTGGGCCAGCACCACGGTGGAGCCCACGGTCAGCGTGCCGCCGTCGGGCTTCTCGTCGCCGGCGATCATCCGGAACAGGGTGGTCTTCCCGGCCCCATTGGGGCCGATGATCCCGACGATGCCCCCGGGCGGGAGGCTGAACGTCATTCCCTCGACCAGCAGGCGGTCCCCGTAGCCCTTCGTCACGCCGTCCGCCTCGACGACCACGTCGCCCAGGCGGGGGCCGGGCGGGACGGCGATCTCCAGCTTGTCGGGGCGGGCGTCGGCCGAGGACGCCTGCGCCTCGGCCAGCAGGCTCTCGTAGGCGCTGAGGCGGGCCCTGCCCTTGGCCTGGCGGGCCCGGGGCGACATGCGCACCCACTCCAGCTCCCGCTGGAGGGTGCG is part of the Acidimicrobiales bacterium genome and harbors:
- a CDS encoding geranylgeranyl reductase family protein; protein product: MSGAVRTADVAVVGGGPAGSAAAITLARAGRSVVLVDKATFPRDKCCGDGLTTGALRRLEALGLRPESVRSWFPVADVHVRGPAGHAVVFPLPRHSGLYAAVARRADLDAALLDVARRQGVEVHDGCGLRAAQVHGGGDSVVLDVDGLGPVRARYAIGADGMWSRLRKSLATREDDGHDEAYLGEWHAFRQYFTGVSDVAATELWVWFEPDLLPGYAWSFPLGDGRANVGFGVQRTAGVSVQVMKAQWADLLARPHVRAALGDHARPEAPHKAWPIPARVHRTALSAAGGRALFVGDAARATDPMTGEGIGQALETGVLAAEAVLAAGALAPERAASAYQSMVRAGLAVDNRLAGRLSAMGIAHRKGLRATLRLAGATGWTRRNFARWLFEDYPRAVVVTPHRWHRGMFSGAGAYRP
- a CDS encoding TIGR01777 family oxidoreductase, with amino-acid sequence MDVVVSGSHGLIGSALVPALTAAGHRVRRLVRGSPGPGEVAWDPEAGTVDAGGLAGADAAVHLAGVGIGDKRWTTTQKQRIRDSRVKGTGTLARALAGLPTPPAVLVSGSAVGYYGDRGDEVLTEASGPGEGFLAEVVRDWEEAAAPAAEAGVRVVHTRTGIVQAAHGGALARQLPMFRLGVGGPLGPGRQWVSWVSLDDEVGAIVHALTTESLRGPVNLCAPEPTTSAGLAKAIGKALHRPALVPVPRFALSLVVGRQMTEEMVLASQRAVPEKLLASGYRFRHPDIAAAMHDLLHR
- a CDS encoding VanW family protein — its product is MRGARRFFLFALAAVAGLAALVAAAWAVDTGRAQGEVVRNVTLGGRDVGGMSRTELEAAVRALSDDYAAGKVTVRTDGPSFTFSAAEVDLALDEKATAESALEVGRDGNPLAQALAWVRSFADPRTAPLEVVVDDTALHRLVAAADEGRIPPTEPSVRPAGRRLEVVEGKPGRGVDAAAVREALPDAVRRGDTLTVRVTRGDVPPRFSVADARKVASAAESATTAPLAVSVDGEPAEVPAGTLRSWVRSVVTAAGIVAVIDQEKAEDALVEILEDAGTDPVDASFTVVGNVPRVVPGRAGTACCAPGAGVRIEEAFQARLAGRGLAAPVALPVRAVEPERSVEEADALGIKEPVGTFTTNFAANQSRVRNIHRMADLVRGQVILPGATFSINAFVGERTEEKGFVTGGVIEDGKFTESIGGGISQFATTTFNAAFFAGLEFPEYQSHSLYISRYPYGREATLSWPKPDLRIRNPSPHGVLIWPTYTSRSVTVTLYSTRWVDVVQSNQTTEARGPCTRVRTERTRTVVADGTKKVDTVAALYRPAEGVKCT
- a CDS encoding 7-carboxy-7-deazaguanine synthase QueE, with the protein product MSAAGATLVVSEIFGPTFQGEGPSVGRAAAFVRLGRCNLACSWCDTPYTWDWDRYDPAVELTTMAVEDVVERLDATGAGLVVVTGGEPLLQQRHLLPLLEALRARGRRVEVETGGTIAPSLPAGLVDGWNVSPKLASSGMPAERRVRPDVLRAFVATGRAAFKFVVQAPAELDEVAAVVDECGLEPVWVMPEGTDQATVLARLRELAPGVVTRGWNLTPRLHVLVWGDRRGT
- the queC gene encoding 7-cyano-7-deazaguanine synthase QueC is translated as MSGDVVVLSGGLDSTVCTALAARQAGPLLALSFDYGQRHRVELARAAEVARHYGAEHLVVPIDLRGWGGSALTDDSIDVPAAGGSPGGAGAVPVTYVPARNLIFLSIAVGVAEAREADRVHLGVNALDYSGYPDCRPEFVESFRATAALALKRGVEGRPVDVCTPLVSLTKAEIVRLGLELGAPLHLTWSCYRGGEAPCGRCDSCALRARGFARAGVADPALG
- the queD gene encoding 6-carboxytetrahydropterin synthase QueD, encoding MRTRVTRSFTFEAAHRLPWHGGRCRDLHGHGYRLEVTVEGPLDANGVVIDFAEVKAVVQREVVDRYDHAYLNDLLDNPTAELVAADAWKRLEAAGLAPARLRLWETPTSSVELLAE
- the ettA gene encoding energy-dependent translational throttle protein EttA, with the protein product MPAQFIYTMYKLTRFYPPDREVLKGISISMFPGAKIGVIGANGSGKSSLLRIMAGEDDGYTGEARLTPGFTVGYLAQEPVLDASKDVLGNVSDGVAATRALLTRYDEVCAAMAEPDADFDALLEEQARLQDGIDAAGAWDLDRTLEIAMDALRLPPGDADVTTLSGGERRRVALCRLLLSHPDLLLLDEPTNHLDAESVAWLERFLKDYSGTVVAVTHDRYFLDNVAGWILELDRGFGIPWEGNYSSWLDQKQARLEREEKSDSARRRTLQRELEWVRMSPRARQAKGRARLSAYESLLAEAQASSADARPDKLEIAVPPGPRLGDVVVEADGVTKGYGDRLLVEGMTFSLPPGGIVGIIGPNGAGKTTLFRMIAGDEKPDGGTLTVGSTVVLAHVDQNRETLDPSRTVYEEVTGGTDRLVVGGRELHGRAWVAGFGFKGSDQQKKVGELSGGERNRLLLAKVLTAGGNVLLLDEPTNDLDVDTLRALEDALLEFAGCAVVISHDRWFLDRVATHVLAFEGDSQVRWFEGSYSDYEADRRKRLGADADRPHRIRYKPLQRA